A portion of the Desulfosoma caldarium genome contains these proteins:
- a CDS encoding sarcosine oxidase subunit delta: MSFTITCPICGKRNLYEFRFGGEDRGPRPEETDLTPETWAQWAMMNDNVSGIQKEWWYHRDGCGAWFTVLRDTCTNREMENGTRPHDAENPASNGQGRPYPPFVDRL, from the coding sequence ATGTCTTTTACGATCACTTGTCCCATCTGCGGCAAACGGAATCTGTATGAGTTCCGGTTCGGGGGCGAGGACCGTGGGCCGCGGCCCGAGGAGACCGACCTCACGCCCGAGACGTGGGCCCAGTGGGCGATGATGAATGACAATGTGAGCGGTATTCAGAAGGAATGGTGGTACCACCGGGACGGCTGTGGCGCTTGGTTCACCGTCCTTCGGGATACCTGTACCAACCGGGAAATGGAAAACGGGACGCGGCCTCATGACGCGGAGAATCCAGCTTCCAACGGTCAAGGTCGACCCTACCCGCCCTTTGTTGATCGCTTATAA
- a CDS encoding 2Fe-2S iron-sulfur cluster-binding protein: MTRRIQLPTVKVDPTRPLLIAYNGRPLTGCAGDTVATALYAHGVRIFSRSLKYHRPRGLYSLDGESANTYVTVNGIPNVCAETTLLRRGMAVESQNVLGSPEWDLLGFLDRVHWAMPAGFYYRVFHKPYRLWPFFRDQIRKMAGLGRLRLEKQPVSSDEVHLNADVCVLGGGPAGMRAAIRAARCGLRVVLLERRPWLGGFFDWRVRKGPDGEPLYRRAQRWAHEVANLANVRIFCRTFVNGLWGDNLVTAFQVSDVDEPDRECYLQIRSRSVVVATGCGERPLIFENNERPGVMQPSAAHRLLRTYGLFPGHEAVFSVADDLGLEAALDLSELGVEVRAVADARTDAQDSELTRALAERKIPYFSGWAARRARGTKTIKGVELASLYGPGERRFACDLLAVSAGITANSGPLFVAQAQMAYDPRMNLFVPKALPPRVHAAGRLLGYDRPERIELSGELAGLQAAADCGCDVASDLTELKALLAESAESKPASPLVSVPGIRRGRSFVCFDEDVTLRNIEQAHCLGFDNPELAKRFTAAGTGPGQGGIPGHNLPLVMAELRNSDPREIVPTTVRPPLVPTLLATLAGPKHDVFKRTPLHEEQVKAGAVFRRVGVWKRARYFSEDLTSRDEILNVRKNVGLMDVSTLGKFRIFGPDAENALNRVYVSDMTRVPQGQVKYSAMVNENGCLVDDGVITKVGENDFYFTTSTARAGMTVEWIRYHCRYEDWTFHLVNLTDSLGAINLAGPKARDILRKLTDADLSNDAFPFMGYREVLLMGTVPARILRLGFVGELSYEIHVPASDARSVWRALMDAGRGLGIRPFGLEAQNVLRLEKGHVIIGQETEIRTTLHDLGLGFLWDRNKPEAKMVGGPALRFTENQDGRWKLVGITMEDPSQTPGDGALIVDDAIRGYVCTARMSPTLGRSIGLALVDAPLAAIGTPLEIFQEGMGSSRWRAEVVPTPFYDPEGKRLRM; encoded by the coding sequence ATGACGCGGAGAATCCAGCTTCCAACGGTCAAGGTCGACCCTACCCGCCCTTTGTTGATCGCTTATAATGGCCGACCACTGACCGGCTGCGCCGGGGACACGGTGGCGACGGCGCTTTATGCACACGGGGTCCGTATATTTTCCAGGAGCCTGAAATACCACCGGCCGCGGGGACTCTACAGTTTGGACGGGGAATCGGCCAACACCTACGTCACGGTGAACGGAATTCCCAACGTGTGTGCCGAAACCACGCTGCTTCGCAGAGGCATGGCCGTGGAATCCCAAAACGTGCTGGGATCCCCGGAATGGGACCTCTTGGGTTTTCTTGACAGGGTTCATTGGGCCATGCCGGCAGGGTTCTACTACCGAGTCTTCCACAAGCCTTACCGCCTTTGGCCGTTTTTTCGGGATCAGATTCGAAAGATGGCCGGTCTCGGACGGCTGCGCCTCGAAAAACAGCCTGTTTCATCGGACGAGGTTCACCTGAACGCGGACGTGTGCGTGTTGGGAGGCGGCCCGGCCGGAATGCGGGCGGCGATTCGCGCGGCTCGATGTGGCCTTCGCGTGGTCCTTTTAGAACGTCGACCGTGGCTTGGCGGTTTTTTCGACTGGCGCGTGCGCAAAGGTCCGGATGGTGAGCCGCTATACCGACGGGCGCAACGTTGGGCCCATGAAGTGGCCAACCTTGCCAACGTTCGCATCTTTTGCCGGACCTTCGTCAATGGCCTCTGGGGCGACAATCTGGTGACGGCCTTTCAGGTCTCAGACGTCGATGAGCCGGACCGGGAGTGCTATCTCCAGATTCGATCCCGCTCGGTCGTGGTGGCCACGGGTTGTGGCGAACGCCCTCTTATCTTTGAAAACAACGAACGCCCTGGCGTCATGCAGCCCAGTGCGGCCCACCGCCTTCTTCGAACCTATGGTCTTTTCCCGGGCCATGAGGCGGTCTTCAGCGTGGCCGACGATTTGGGGCTTGAAGCGGCCCTCGATCTTTCCGAGCTGGGCGTCGAGGTGCGCGCCGTGGCCGACGCTCGAACGGACGCTCAGGATTCCGAACTCACCAGAGCCCTGGCGGAACGAAAAATCCCGTATTTTTCGGGATGGGCGGCGCGGCGCGCCCGTGGCACAAAGACCATAAAGGGGGTCGAACTGGCGAGCCTTTACGGGCCCGGTGAAAGGCGCTTTGCCTGTGACCTTCTTGCGGTTTCTGCAGGAATCACGGCGAACAGCGGGCCGCTTTTTGTGGCTCAGGCCCAAATGGCCTATGATCCCCGAATGAACCTCTTTGTTCCGAAAGCCCTTCCACCTCGCGTGCATGCCGCCGGGCGGCTTCTGGGATACGATCGGCCCGAACGGATCGAGCTCTCAGGGGAATTGGCGGGGCTTCAGGCGGCGGCCGATTGTGGCTGCGATGTGGCCTCGGACCTCACAGAGCTTAAAGCACTCCTGGCCGAATCGGCGGAATCGAAACCGGCGAGTCCACTCGTGAGTGTGCCGGGAATCCGGCGCGGGCGAAGCTTTGTCTGTTTCGACGAAGACGTAACGTTGAGGAACATCGAACAGGCACACTGTTTGGGTTTCGATAATCCGGAGTTGGCCAAACGGTTTACGGCGGCGGGAACGGGACCCGGCCAGGGGGGCATCCCCGGCCACAATCTGCCTCTTGTCATGGCCGAGCTTCGAAATTCCGATCCACGCGAAATTGTCCCAACGACGGTGCGGCCGCCTCTGGTTCCGACGCTGTTGGCCACCTTGGCGGGGCCGAAGCACGACGTGTTCAAACGAACGCCCCTTCACGAGGAACAGGTGAAGGCGGGGGCGGTCTTTCGACGGGTCGGCGTCTGGAAACGGGCACGCTATTTTTCTGAAGATTTAACCTCCCGAGACGAAATCCTAAACGTCCGGAAAAACGTGGGCTTGATGGATGTGTCAACTCTCGGGAAATTCCGTATTTTCGGACCGGACGCCGAAAACGCGCTCAACCGAGTGTATGTGAGCGACATGACGCGGGTACCCCAAGGTCAGGTCAAGTATTCAGCCATGGTGAACGAAAACGGTTGCCTCGTGGATGACGGTGTCATCACCAAGGTGGGCGAAAATGACTTCTACTTCACCACGTCCACGGCGCGGGCCGGCATGACGGTGGAATGGATCCGCTATCACTGCCGCTACGAAGACTGGACATTTCACCTGGTGAACCTGACCGACTCGCTGGGTGCGATCAACCTGGCCGGTCCCAAGGCCCGGGACATCCTGCGGAAACTTACCGACGCCGACCTTTCAAACGACGCATTTCCATTCATGGGCTATCGGGAAGTCTTACTCATGGGGACGGTACCGGCCAGGATCCTACGGCTCGGTTTCGTCGGGGAATTGTCCTACGAGATTCATGTTCCGGCCTCTGACGCCCGCAGTGTCTGGCGGGCGCTCATGGACGCAGGCCGGGGATTGGGTATTCGGCCTTTCGGCCTGGAGGCTCAAAACGTGCTTCGGCTGGAAAAGGGTCACGTCATCATCGGCCAAGAGACGGAAATCCGGACCACGTTGCACGACCTGGGCTTGGGGTTTCTGTGGGACCGGAACAAGCCGGAGGCCAAAATGGTCGGCGGACCGGCTCTTCGGTTTACGGAAAACCAGGATGGGCGGTGGAAACTGGTGGGCATCACCATGGAAGACCCTTCTCAGACACCAGGAGACGGGGCCCTCATCGTGGACGATGCCATTCGGGGCTACGTGTGCACGGCCCGCATGAGCCCCACCCTCGGCCGGTCCATTGGACTGGCTTTGGTGGATGCCCCCTTGGCTGCCATCGGAACGCCGCTTGAGATTTTTCAAGAAGGCATGGGAAGTTCGCGATGGCGGGCGGAGGTGGTGCCCACGCCGTTTTATGACCCGGAAGGCAAGCGACTGAGGATGTGA
- a CDS encoding acyl-CoA synthetase: protein MVKSTSLPEELRRHYERFDRESIAFLRSRYNRITRWVIADIVRRSAYRYPEKPALIFGNQTLTYAELDEATNRVAQGLLALGLKRFDRVAILAHNTIHHVLTWLGTAKAGGIYLAINYLLRGKDIAYCINHSEARFFIVEDALFELVEGVLGEMPTVSHRLWSNQGAGRPAPEGWLDFDVWANAQSSEEPDVELHIEDPVQMTYTSGTESLPKGVVLTNQSLMAQYMGCIVDGEYHPQDVNLNALPIFHCAQRDVFLTPFFWLGATNVLLPTADVPTILQKIEEHRATVFFAPPTVWIGLLRHPDFDKRDLSSVQKGYYGASIMPVEVLKEIQRRLPSCQRLFNYYGQTELSPYHTILKPADQLTKPGSAGMGGLNMETALLDDLCRPVQGPGIPGEICGRGPHVMLMYFKDAEKTEEAMAGGWFHSGDVGVYDEDRYITVVDRKKDMVKTGGENVSTREVEEVIYTDPRVSEVAVIGVPHPKWIEAVTAIVVPKAGQTISEEEIVALCKNELAAFKVPKAVVIVEALPKTPTGKILKRDLRRHYQNLFS from the coding sequence ATGGTAAAGAGCACATCCCTTCCAGAGGAGCTTCGGCGGCATTATGAGCGTTTCGACCGAGAAAGCATCGCGTTCTTGCGTTCCCGCTACAACCGCATCACCCGCTGGGTGATTGCGGACATCGTGCGGCGCAGCGCCTATCGATACCCGGAAAAGCCCGCCTTGATTTTCGGCAACCAGACCCTCACCTATGCGGAGCTCGACGAAGCCACAAACCGCGTGGCCCAAGGGCTTTTGGCTTTGGGTCTGAAGCGTTTTGACCGTGTGGCCATTTTGGCCCACAACACCATTCACCATGTGCTCACCTGGCTGGGAACGGCCAAGGCCGGAGGCATTTATCTGGCCATCAATTACCTGCTTCGCGGCAAGGACATTGCCTACTGTATCAACCACTCGGAAGCTCGGTTTTTCATCGTGGAAGACGCTCTCTTCGAACTGGTCGAAGGTGTTTTGGGGGAGATGCCCACGGTGAGCCATCGGCTCTGGTCCAACCAGGGAGCAGGGCGCCCGGCCCCGGAAGGTTGGCTCGATTTTGACGTGTGGGCCAATGCCCAGTCGAGCGAAGAGCCTGATGTGGAGTTGCATATCGAGGATCCTGTGCAAATGACCTACACCAGCGGCACCGAATCCCTGCCCAAGGGCGTGGTGCTCACCAACCAGTCCCTCATGGCCCAGTACATGGGCTGCATCGTGGATGGTGAATACCATCCGCAGGACGTGAACCTTAATGCTTTGCCCATCTTTCACTGCGCTCAACGAGACGTGTTTCTGACGCCCTTTTTCTGGCTTGGGGCCACCAACGTGTTGCTTCCCACGGCCGATGTGCCCACCATTTTGCAAAAGATTGAAGAGCATCGCGCCACGGTCTTTTTTGCTCCGCCCACCGTGTGGATCGGGCTGTTGCGGCATCCGGATTTTGACAAGCGGGATCTATCTTCCGTGCAAAAGGGCTATTATGGCGCCTCCATTATGCCCGTGGAGGTTTTGAAGGAAATTCAACGAAGGCTTCCCTCGTGTCAAAGGCTTTTCAACTATTATGGGCAAACAGAACTCTCACCCTACCACACCATCCTCAAACCTGCCGATCAATTGACCAAACCGGGATCTGCCGGCATGGGCGGCCTGAACATGGAAACGGCGCTGCTGGACGATTTGTGCCGACCGGTCCAAGGCCCTGGCATTCCAGGGGAGATCTGCGGTCGGGGACCTCACGTCATGCTCATGTATTTCAAGGATGCTGAAAAGACCGAAGAAGCCATGGCCGGCGGATGGTTTCATTCGGGCGACGTGGGCGTCTACGATGAGGACCGTTACATCACCGTGGTGGACCGCAAGAAGGACATGGTGAAGACCGGCGGCGAGAACGTTTCCACGCGGGAAGTGGAAGAAGTTATTTACACGGACCCCAGAGTTTCGGAAGTGGCCGTCATCGGTGTGCCGCACCCCAAATGGATAGAAGCCGTCACGGCCATTGTAGTGCCCAAGGCCGGGCAAACCATTTCGGAAGAAGAAATCGTGGCCCTGTGCAAAAACGAGCTGGCGGCTTTCAAGGTGCCCAAAGCGGTGGTGATCGTGGAGGCGCTTCCCAAAACGCCGACGGGAAAGATCCTCAAACGGGATTTGCGCCGCCATTACCAAAATCTCTTCTCTTGA
- a CDS encoding FAD-dependent oxidoreductase, which produces MFFGPRRFWGDNPFKSSYEAVIIGGGVHGLATAYYLARDHGLTDVAVIERRYIGYGGAGRNTAIVRANQRTPENVRLYSEGLKLWPELIDELDFNLMFFDCGNLNLAHSEAGMGAFRLQVATAQFMGVRSELLDAKQCQELVPLLDISDRPKYPILGGMYHPPGGTVRHDAVVWGLARGAWARGVHIHQQTEVTGIDTADGRVTGVRTTRGNIRTPKVLIATGAYGAQTARLVGIRLPIQVLTIQAMVSQPLKPFLHHVVSSGTYHCYCHQSLKGELVTGAHMDPWPNYTTQVTAEYLKHQAEALTDLMPALKSLKFMRIWSGLADMTPDMAPIIDGNDPVEGLYLDCGWGYFGFKSGPITGRYLARFMVEECCPDILQPFSLKRYRENRLMGEISTPPNYGPWN; this is translated from the coding sequence ATGTTTTTTGGGCCCAGGCGGTTCTGGGGTGACAATCCTTTCAAGTCCTCCTACGAAGCCGTGATCATCGGTGGCGGCGTTCACGGTCTGGCAACAGCCTATTATCTGGCCCGGGACCATGGCTTGACCGATGTGGCGGTCATCGAACGCCGCTACATCGGCTATGGCGGAGCGGGCCGCAACACGGCCATCGTCCGTGCCAACCAACGGACGCCAGAAAACGTGCGCCTCTACAGCGAGGGCCTGAAGCTCTGGCCCGAGCTCATCGACGAACTCGATTTCAACTTGATGTTCTTTGATTGTGGGAACCTGAATCTGGCCCACAGTGAAGCCGGCATGGGCGCGTTTCGGCTTCAAGTGGCAACGGCCCAGTTCATGGGTGTGCGCAGTGAACTGCTGGACGCCAAGCAGTGCCAGGAGCTGGTCCCGCTGCTCGATATTTCCGATCGTCCCAAGTACCCGATCCTCGGGGGAATGTATCATCCACCTGGCGGCACGGTGCGTCACGACGCGGTGGTTTGGGGATTGGCCCGTGGGGCGTGGGCTCGAGGTGTCCACATTCATCAACAGACCGAGGTGACAGGGATCGACACGGCAGACGGACGGGTCACGGGAGTGCGCACCACGCGAGGGAACATTCGGACGCCCAAGGTGCTCATCGCCACGGGAGCCTACGGTGCGCAAACGGCCCGTCTGGTCGGAATCCGGCTTCCCATCCAGGTCCTCACCATCCAGGCCATGGTGAGCCAGCCCCTCAAGCCTTTTCTGCACCATGTGGTTTCTTCGGGAACCTACCACTGCTACTGCCATCAGAGCCTCAAGGGGGAACTGGTCACGGGGGCGCACATGGACCCCTGGCCCAACTACACCACGCAGGTGACGGCCGAGTACCTCAAGCACCAGGCCGAAGCCCTCACCGACCTCATGCCGGCCCTCAAGAGCTTAAAGTTCATGCGCATATGGTCTGGGCTCGCCGACATGACCCCTGACATGGCCCCCATCATCGATGGAAACGACCCTGTCGAAGGGCTCTACCTGGACTGCGGCTGGGGTTATTTCGGCTTTAAGTCCGGCCCGATCACGGGCCGCTACCTTGCCCGGTTCATGGTCGAAGAGTGCTGCCCCGACATCTTGCAGCCTTTTTCGCTCAAACGGTACCGAGAAAACCGTCTCATGGGTGAAATTTCGACCCCACCCAATTATGGGCCCTGGAACTAG
- a CDS encoding enoyl-CoA hydratase/isomerase family protein, whose protein sequence is MPDCVVVTNHGPIREVTMNRPRNLNALNLELMSELADAMTAAAVDPSVRGVLFSGRGRAFCAGGDLKWALDYASDPGISLHVLAGQLNRLAVQIRSMPKPVVAAVQGAAAGAGFMLALACDFRIMEQSAFFQQAYTSNGLCIDGGGTFSLPRLVGLARAMEIAAFDERISAPKALEWGLATRLVPDGTAHEEALKMLQDLARRSLHAFRCTKELLNGSFQRSFEEQAEWERRSLVACARHADGREGLQAFVEKRPPQFI, encoded by the coding sequence ATGCCTGACTGTGTGGTCGTGACGAATCATGGACCGATTCGGGAAGTGACCATGAACCGCCCCCGGAACCTGAACGCTTTGAACCTGGAGCTCATGAGCGAACTGGCCGATGCCATGACGGCTGCGGCGGTGGATCCGTCCGTGCGCGGCGTGCTCTTTTCCGGGCGCGGACGGGCCTTTTGTGCCGGCGGAGACTTGAAGTGGGCTTTGGATTATGCCAGCGATCCCGGCATCTCGCTTCATGTCCTGGCGGGGCAGCTCAATCGTTTGGCCGTTCAAATACGTTCCATGCCCAAGCCCGTGGTGGCTGCCGTGCAGGGGGCCGCAGCCGGCGCCGGGTTTATGCTGGCTTTGGCCTGCGATTTTCGCATCATGGAACAATCGGCGTTCTTTCAGCAAGCCTATACCTCCAATGGGCTGTGCATTGACGGAGGGGGAACCTTTTCCCTGCCTCGCTTGGTGGGCTTGGCTCGTGCCATGGAAATTGCTGCCTTTGACGAGCGAATTTCGGCGCCAAAGGCCCTGGAGTGGGGATTGGCGACGCGCCTTGTGCCTGATGGCACAGCACATGAAGAAGCGCTGAAAATGCTGCAAGATCTGGCCCGGCGATCCTTGCATGCATTTCGTTGTACCAAGGAACTTCTCAACGGATCGTTTCAAAGGTCTTTTGAAGAACAGGCGGAATGGGAGCGCCGCTCTTTGGTGGCGTGCGCCCGTCATGCAGACGGCCGAGAAGGGCTTCAAGCTTTTGTGGAAAAGAGACCGCCTCAGTTTATCTAA
- a CDS encoding OB-fold domain-containing protein, with amino-acid sequence MVGILAYGAYLPRYRLERKTVAKAMAWINPAVWGLAGGEKTVAGADEDAITLAVAAARNACRFQRDAACEALFAASTTFPYAERQNAAMIREALSLPEEAAAVDVTGSTRAGTAAILAAAAQVAGGASKRAMVVVADARRTKMGSTEELLFGDGGAALVLGSEGVLAELVGTFSMSADFPGPLRENEKRLGRSWEERWVRDEGYVSLIPKAIHGYLSREKITADLFSALIYPCPYPREHGLIATKLGFSADKVADPMAALVGDTGAPHPLLMLCHVLESASPGDHILVVGYGSGVDVLHFRVTEAAASFKPAWSFDALLARKAPLTPYEKAAAFRELVPVETGLRGEFQAETPLSVQWRYRRAILGLEGSRCRRCGTPQFPPQRICAMGECQAVDEMEPYLFSDKPARIFSYTGDNLAFCLDPPQIYGIVDFDGGGRMMLDFTDCDLESLSVNQPVELHLRRKYHDGQRGVHTYFWKAVPIVSAQA; translated from the coding sequence ATGGTCGGCATCCTTGCCTATGGAGCGTATCTGCCGAGATATCGGTTGGAACGAAAAACTGTGGCCAAGGCTATGGCCTGGATTAATCCCGCTGTGTGGGGCCTTGCGGGCGGAGAAAAGACCGTGGCGGGGGCGGATGAAGACGCCATCACCTTGGCTGTCGCGGCGGCGCGAAACGCGTGCCGTTTTCAACGCGATGCCGCCTGTGAAGCCCTCTTTGCCGCTTCGACCACGTTTCCGTACGCGGAACGCCAAAACGCCGCCATGATTCGAGAGGCCCTGAGCCTACCCGAGGAGGCGGCGGCGGTGGATGTGACCGGTTCGACCCGCGCGGGCACGGCGGCGATTCTTGCGGCGGCGGCCCAAGTGGCCGGCGGGGCATCGAAGCGGGCCATGGTGGTGGTGGCGGATGCGCGGCGCACCAAAATGGGAAGCACGGAAGAACTCCTTTTCGGCGATGGCGGCGCGGCGCTGGTATTGGGGTCCGAAGGGGTTCTCGCCGAACTTGTGGGAACCTTTTCCATGAGCGCCGACTTTCCCGGACCCCTTCGAGAAAACGAAAAGAGGCTGGGGCGTTCCTGGGAGGAGCGCTGGGTGCGTGACGAAGGCTATGTTTCACTCATTCCCAAGGCCATCCATGGCTACCTCAGTCGGGAAAAGATTACGGCGGATCTTTTTTCCGCACTCATCTATCCCTGTCCTTATCCCAGAGAACACGGCCTCATTGCCACCAAATTAGGCTTTTCCGCAGACAAGGTGGCCGACCCTATGGCGGCCCTGGTTGGGGATACCGGAGCACCCCATCCCCTGCTCATGCTCTGTCATGTCTTGGAATCGGCGTCCCCGGGCGACCACATTCTTGTGGTGGGATACGGAAGCGGTGTGGACGTTTTGCATTTTCGCGTCACAGAAGCCGCCGCCTCTTTCAAGCCTGCCTGGAGCTTTGACGCTCTGCTGGCGCGCAAAGCCCCGCTCACGCCATACGAAAAAGCCGCAGCTTTTCGAGAACTGGTCCCCGTGGAAACGGGGCTTCGGGGCGAGTTTCAGGCAGAAACGCCCTTGTCGGTGCAATGGCGGTATCGGCGGGCCATTTTGGGCTTGGAAGGATCCCGGTGTCGCCGGTGCGGCACGCCTCAGTTTCCTCCGCAGCGCATCTGCGCCATGGGCGAATGCCAGGCGGTGGACGAGATGGAACCGTATCTCTTTTCCGACAAGCCGGCGCGCATCTTCAGCTACACGGGGGACAACCTGGCGTTCTGCCTGGATCCTCCGCAGATCTACGGCATTGTGGACTTTGATGGGGGAGGGCGCATGATGCTGGATTTTACCGATTGCGACCTGGAATCCCTGAGCGTGAATCAGCCGGTGGAGCTGCATCTGCGCCGCAAATACCATGACGGTCAACGGGGCGTGCACACCTATTTTTGGAAGGCCGTGCCCATTGTTTCGGCGCAAGCCTAA
- a CDS encoding long-chain fatty acid--CoA ligase yields MAQRIVRGFPATSNDAYPLNMITFLKHAARNYPEAEVVSRNLDGSLYRSTYGEVERRVRRLAKALTKLGVAPGDRVGALDWNTHRFMELYFAVSGIGAVLLELNPRISAAERAYVINHSEARFVAVAASLRPLMEPLAGECPTVQGLIVLDDLGTGVGESAFPAAYDYEALLAEADEDFEFPWIEETSACTACYTSGTTGKPKGVYNSHRAMYLHTLAIAQALHMTQDDVIMQIVPMFHAQGWGMFFCGPMLGAKLVFPGRYTMEDPSPLVDLLVKEKVTVTCGAPAIFLPMLHHIKNLPTKPDFRGLRMISGATEPPLALMKGYDELGGAQVIHAYGATETAPLVTVNHLKPSLRGLSEADRWELRKKQGLPVVGLDVMIEGPDGTPVPRDGKSVGEVLIRGPWVTRRYHNDPRSDESFTEDGYWRSGDAGTLDPNGYLKITDRFKDLIKSGGEWISSIDLENAIMAHPDVLEAAVIGIAHPKWEERPLALVVLKEAAKGRVNKEAILDFIRPHFAKWQLPDDVLFVEAIPKTSVGKFAKRVARQQYAGHYGA; encoded by the coding sequence ATGGCCCAGAGAATCGTTCGAGGTTTTCCGGCAACGTCCAACGACGCCTACCCATTAAACATGATCACCTTTTTAAAGCATGCTGCGAGGAATTATCCTGAAGCGGAGGTTGTTTCCAGAAACCTGGACGGCTCGCTGTATCGAAGCACGTATGGGGAAGTGGAACGGCGTGTGCGCCGACTGGCCAAAGCCCTCACAAAGCTTGGGGTTGCGCCGGGAGATCGTGTGGGCGCCTTGGACTGGAACACGCATCGGTTCATGGAACTATATTTTGCCGTTTCGGGTATTGGAGCGGTACTTTTGGAATTAAATCCGCGCATTTCAGCCGCCGAGCGCGCTTATGTGATCAACCACAGCGAAGCCCGGTTCGTGGCGGTTGCCGCGTCGCTGAGGCCCCTCATGGAGCCTTTGGCCGGAGAATGCCCCACAGTGCAGGGCTTGATCGTTTTGGACGATCTGGGTACGGGGGTGGGAGAGAGCGCCTTTCCCGCCGCCTACGACTATGAGGCACTCCTTGCCGAGGCGGACGAAGACTTTGAATTTCCGTGGATCGAAGAAACATCGGCTTGCACAGCCTGCTACACGTCGGGCACCACGGGAAAACCCAAGGGTGTCTACAATTCCCATCGGGCCATGTACCTGCACACCTTGGCCATCGCCCAGGCGCTGCACATGACCCAAGATGACGTCATTATGCAAATCGTGCCCATGTTTCACGCTCAAGGTTGGGGCATGTTCTTTTGCGGGCCCATGCTCGGTGCTAAGCTCGTGTTTCCAGGTCGCTACACCATGGAAGACCCATCGCCTTTAGTGGACTTGCTTGTGAAGGAAAAGGTCACCGTGACTTGTGGAGCGCCGGCCATCTTTCTGCCCATGTTACACCACATCAAGAACCTTCCCACCAAGCCGGACTTTCGCGGATTGCGCATGATCAGCGGAGCCACGGAACCACCTTTAGCCCTGATGAAAGGCTATGACGAGCTGGGCGGAGCGCAGGTTATTCACGCCTACGGTGCCACGGAAACGGCGCCCTTGGTGACCGTCAATCACCTGAAGCCTTCCCTACGGGGATTGTCGGAGGCCGATCGGTGGGAACTTCGAAAAAAACAAGGGCTTCCCGTAGTGGGGCTGGACGTGATGATCGAGGGCCCCGACGGGACACCGGTTCCTCGGGATGGCAAAAGCGTGGGTGAAGTTCTCATTCGAGGCCCCTGGGTCACGCGCCGTTACCACAACGATCCGCGCAGTGACGAATCCTTTACCGAAGACGGCTACTGGCGCAGCGGCGATGCGGGAACCCTCGATCCCAATGGCTACCTTAAAATTACCGACCGTTTCAAGGACCTCATCAAGAGCGGTGGTGAATGGATTTCGTCCATCGATTTGGAAAATGCCATCATGGCCCATCCCGACGTTCTTGAGGCGGCGGTGATCGGTATTGCCCATCCCAAATGGGAGGAACGTCCCCTGGCGTTGGTGGTGCTGAAAGAGGCGGCCAAAGGCCGAGTGAACAAGGAAGCTATCCTGGATTTCATTCGGCCTCATTTTGCCAAATGGCAACTGCCCGACGATGTGCTTTTTGTGGAGGCCATTCCCAAGACGAGTGTGGGCAAATTCGCCAAAAGGGTTGCGCGACAACAGTACGCGGGGCACTATGGAGCGTAA